One Campylobacter concisus DNA window includes the following coding sequences:
- the dksA gene encoding RNA polymerase-binding protein DksA → MTQNELNFFKKLLEDRKLQIKKNIYDSSVEVSGLRDSGVSDEFDIASVNTDQLIEQSISTQQRAELHEIDEALEKIANKTYGICDMCEEEIGVPRLKVKPHAKYCIACREIIEKTAKN, encoded by the coding sequence ATGACTCAAAACGAGCTAAATTTTTTCAAAAAACTACTTGAAGATAGAAAGTTACAAATCAAAAAAAATATTTATGACTCATCAGTTGAAGTAAGTGGCCTAAGAGATAGTGGAGTAAGCGATGAATTTGACATCGCTTCAGTAAATACTGACCAGCTTATAGAGCAGTCTATATCAACCCAGCAAAGAGCCGAGCTTCACGAGATCGACGAGGCGCTTGAGAAGATAGCAAACAAGACTTATGGAATTTGTGACATGTGCGAAGAGGAGATCGGCGTCCCTCGCCTAAAAGTAAAACCGCATGCAAAATACTGCATAGCTTGTCGTGAGATAATAGAAAAAACAGCAAAAAACTAA
- a CDS encoding Cj0814 family flagellar-dependent secreted protein has translation MKVSYNSILTKQHYQKQTKSEGFANFLPNTPNINSISQTTTPKNDFVSSSSIDSLYQAKFTSQEGYGYSVDAKGFMGADFNKAAGLPQDFKIHKSTLDAIVLHNQKHPNFTNFSMNTKKDNVLFGEDSFANIDLADTIKQYYKIFDQISAGVISKGKEFYSNEDLAKMPKGYFSKDKKIDYSEYLMGRMSSDEIDGLTDRSNEKVTHVFRTAQDADDARKLMNDLKDINVEVNGNFLDFSPEVMTTEHTIPYMWVSSAGYDFKPDMSVYDNEQGYTKEQIFVAFLKNEQGLVLQGGTTRITDEARNVYRDKLILTKQDRSEIGIPKAYYNEILSGKKDLKDILARILKLRNLELKKDQTLEGLANKIMDVLKEFDERMKVKA, from the coding sequence CAAACCACTACTCCCAAGAATGACTTTGTTTCATCTAGTAGTATCGACTCTCTTTATCAGGCTAAATTTACTTCACAAGAGGGTTATGGATATAGTGTAGATGCTAAAGGATTTATGGGAGCTGATTTTAACAAGGCAGCAGGCTTGCCACAGGACTTTAAAATCCACAAAAGCACGCTTGATGCGATAGTGCTACACAATCAAAAACACCCAAACTTTACAAATTTTTCAATGAATACAAAAAAAGATAATGTGCTATTTGGAGAGGATAGCTTTGCAAATATCGATCTAGCAGATACCATCAAGCAATACTATAAAATTTTTGATCAAATTTCAGCTGGAGTTATTAGCAAGGGCAAAGAATTTTACTCAAATGAAGATCTAGCAAAGATGCCAAAGGGCTACTTTTCAAAAGATAAAAAAATAGATTATTCCGAATATCTAATGGGTAGGATGTCGAGCGATGAGATAGATGGGCTAACTGATAGGAGTAATGAGAAGGTAACTCATGTCTTCAGGACAGCCCAAGATGCAGACGATGCGCGTAAGCTAATGAATGATCTAAAAGACATAAATGTAGAAGTTAATGGAAATTTCCTTGACTTCTCTCCAGAAGTTATGACAACTGAGCATACTATCCCTTATATGTGGGTTAGTAGTGCTGGATATGACTTTAAGCCTGATATGTCTGTATATGATAATGAACAAGGCTATACAAAGGAGCAAATCTTTGTCGCATTTTTAAAAAACGAGCAAGGTCTTGTGTTGCAAGGTGGCACAACAAGGATAACTGATGAGGCTCGCAATGTATATAGAGACAAACTCATACTTACAAAGCAAGATAGAAGCGAGATAGGCATACCAAAAGCTTATTATAATGAGATACTATCTGGCAAGAAAGATCTAAAAGATATACTAGCTAGGATTTTAAAGCTTAGAAATTTAGAGCTAAAAAAAGATCAAACGCTTGAGGGACTAGCAAATAAAATAATGGATGTTTTAAAAGAATTTGATGAGAGGATGAAGGTAAAAGCCTAA
- the accD gene encoding acetyl-CoA carboxylase, carboxyltransferase subunit beta, whose translation MNFSDIFSKIRKAQPRPEEAPTHWVKCDNCHSLMYYKEVEACFNVCPKCGYHMRLKADDRINLICDEGSFVEFDANLKPVDPLNFVDKKSYKKRITENKEKTGRTSSVICGEGKCNGQEIQLVVFDFGFMGGSLASVEGEKIVRAIKRAIEKCQALIIVSASGGARMQESTFSLMQMSKTSAALKLLDEARLPYISILTDPTMGGVSASFAWLGDLIIAEPGALIGFAGQRVIKQTIGADLPEGFQRAEFLLEHGLIDDIVPRSEHKKYISDMVKFLTSNKKAVKNEATSESEAGFELKLKTKG comes from the coding sequence ATGAATTTCTCAGACATTTTTTCAAAGATAAGAAAAGCTCAACCTCGTCCAGAAGAAGCACCTACACACTGGGTAAAATGCGACAACTGCCACTCACTGATGTATTACAAAGAAGTTGAAGCTTGTTTTAATGTATGCCCAAAATGCGGCTACCACATGAGATTAAAAGCTGATGATCGCATAAATTTGATCTGCGATGAAGGTAGCTTTGTAGAATTTGACGCAAATTTAAAACCAGTAGATCCTTTAAATTTTGTCGATAAAAAATCATACAAAAAAAGAATCACAGAAAATAAAGAAAAGACAGGACGCACAAGCTCAGTGATATGCGGCGAAGGCAAATGCAACGGGCAAGAGATCCAGCTAGTTGTTTTTGACTTTGGCTTCATGGGCGGCTCACTAGCTTCAGTCGAGGGCGAAAAGATCGTAAGAGCGATAAAACGCGCGATCGAAAAATGCCAAGCCTTAATCATCGTAAGCGCATCTGGTGGCGCTAGAATGCAAGAGAGCACATTTTCTTTGATGCAGATGTCAAAGACTTCAGCAGCCCTAAAACTTCTTGATGAAGCAAGACTACCATATATTTCTATCCTTACAGATCCTACGATGGGCGGCGTTAGTGCATCATTTGCATGGCTTGGAGATCTAATAATCGCTGAACCTGGCGCGCTAATAGGCTTTGCAGGACAAAGGGTTATCAAACAAACCATAGGCGCTGATCTTCCAGAGGGCTTTCAAAGGGCTGAATTTTTGCTTGAACATGGTCTTATAGATGACATCGTGCCAAGAAGCGAGCACAAAAAATATATAAGCGATATGGTTAAATTTCTTACAAGCAACAAAAAAGCCGTTAAAAACGAGGCGACAAGCGAGAGTGAAGCTGGCTTTGAGCTAAAGCTAAAAACCAAAGGGTAA
- the recO gene encoding recombination protein RecO, which yields MQGYILRVQKVRDEDLLVFVLTPNLLVKSYRFFGARHSNIMTGYKIDFELEQEAKFLPKLRSILHLGFKWLLERDKLIIWQQFMRLLYDHLKEVEQLDEIYFFELDRCAKQMQLQNPKRLIIESYVKILEYEGRLHSELECFICDEEIESELCLTRGFLPSHKHCLDRSEFDASKIKNLFDTKSTIELNDDEINRLYKILLDGL from the coding sequence ATGCAAGGCTACATCCTGCGCGTGCAAAAGGTCAGAGACGAGGACCTTTTAGTCTTTGTGCTAACGCCAAATTTGCTCGTAAAGTCATATAGATTTTTTGGCGCACGCCACTCAAACATCATGACTGGCTACAAGATCGACTTTGAGCTCGAGCAAGAGGCTAAGTTTCTACCAAAGCTTAGAAGCATACTTCACCTTGGCTTTAAGTGGCTGCTAGAGCGCGACAAACTCATCATTTGGCAGCAGTTTATGCGCCTACTTTATGATCATCTAAAAGAGGTCGAGCAGCTCGATGAAATTTACTTTTTTGAGCTTGATCGCTGCGCCAAACAGATGCAGCTACAAAACCCAAAACGCCTTATCATCGAAAGCTACGTCAAAATTTTAGAGTATGAAGGCAGGCTTCACAGCGAGCTTGAGTGCTTTATCTGCGACGAGGAGATAGAAAGCGAGCTTTGCCTAACTCGTGGCTTTTTGCCCTCTCACAAGCACTGCCTTGATAGAAGCGAATTTGACGCTAGCAAGATCAAAAATTTGTTTGATACAAAAAGCACGATCGAGCTAAATGACGATGAGATAAACCGCCTTTATAAAATTTTACTTGACGGACTTTAG
- a CDS encoding tRNA dihydrouridine synthase translates to MIDFSKKPLFLAPLAGFSDLPLRSVVKKFGCDVTVSEMISANALVYESSDKTLEMLKKSPNEEPYVVQIAGSDIENLKKAVLIINKFDGIYGLDLNCGCPVPKVVRQGAGSALLNDLDKLQSIIEAIKSISNKESLSVKFRLGFNDKNEEKIAKACEEAGADYIAVHGRTRAGGYSAKVDYEAIARVKASVKIPVIANGDINAQNADEILNLTKCDALMIGRASIGNPWIFHEIKTKSSVDKALKQEIILAHFDAMIEHYGEHGLCIFRKHLHQYSKGIDGATTFRNDVNFIKDVAAMRERIREFFA, encoded by the coding sequence ATGATAGACTTTAGTAAAAAGCCACTTTTCTTAGCGCCACTTGCTGGTTTTTCTGACCTGCCGTTACGAAGCGTCGTCAAGAAATTTGGCTGCGACGTCACTGTTAGCGAGATGATCAGCGCAAATGCTCTGGTCTATGAGAGCAGTGACAAAACCCTTGAAATGCTTAAAAAGTCCCCAAACGAAGAGCCCTACGTCGTCCAAATAGCTGGTAGCGACATAGAAAATTTAAAAAAAGCCGTGTTGATAATCAATAAATTTGATGGGATTTATGGGCTCGATCTAAACTGTGGCTGCCCTGTACCAAAGGTCGTTAGACAAGGCGCAGGATCGGCTTTACTAAACGACCTAGACAAACTTCAAAGCATAATCGAAGCCATAAAAAGCATCTCAAACAAAGAGAGCCTAAGCGTTAAATTTAGACTTGGCTTTAACGACAAAAATGAAGAGAAAATCGCAAAGGCCTGCGAAGAAGCGGGCGCAGACTACATCGCAGTGCATGGGCGCACCAGAGCTGGTGGATACAGCGCAAAGGTTGATTATGAAGCGATCGCTAGAGTAAAAGCGAGCGTGAAAATCCCAGTTATTGCAAATGGCGACATAAACGCGCAAAATGCAGATGAAATTTTAAATCTCACAAAATGCGACGCCCTTATGATCGGTAGAGCAAGCATCGGCAACCCTTGGATATTTCACGAGATAAAGACCAAAAGTAGCGTGGATAAGGCACTAAAACAAGAGATCATACTAGCTCACTTCGACGCTATGATCGAGCACTACGGCGAGCACGGACTTTGCATATTTAGAAAGCACCTCCACCAATACAGCAAGGGCATAGACGGCGCAACAACATTTAGAAACGATGTAAATTTTATCAAAGATGTGGCAGCGATGAGAGAGCGCATAAGGGAGTTTTTTGCCTAG
- a CDS encoding uroporphyrinogen III synthase HEM4, with product MKTRKFLVYCIIYTAVVAGLTYSLNSSDFTFELLGQAITLPVAVWVALPVALLALLALLHIAYHGYAFYRYKKWIKKDSQLYKDLAKETLLGFESNKDFKTDTYKIASQLTRSISPVGELKDVGVDDGEINNILQTIKSIKNKEIVDLKKFRLAKDSKLNILNELNKIEQMPTYYLDVLKNQEQNDSLKKAAFYKLIKTASFSEIKKIDPELASEDIMTIITRFVNDEIDLSSDEIFDLLNNAKVTKAQYDKAAIMLKNKLKPDAFIGIFEKLKSIHADADEAYVYALFELQMLDKVREAIEGSDPDEFKEIKVLLFLRDNGKMVPSSLFFK from the coding sequence ATGAAAACCAGAAAATTTCTCGTCTACTGCATCATCTACACAGCAGTTGTTGCAGGACTTACCTATTCTCTTAATAGTTCAGACTTCACCTTTGAGCTCTTAGGTCAAGCCATAACCTTGCCAGTAGCTGTCTGGGTGGCACTTCCAGTAGCCCTTTTGGCGCTCCTTGCCCTACTTCACATCGCATATCACGGATACGCCTTTTATAGATATAAAAAATGGATAAAAAAAGATAGCCAGCTCTACAAAGACCTTGCAAAAGAGACGCTTCTTGGCTTTGAGAGCAACAAAGACTTCAAAACCGATACTTACAAGATCGCCTCACAGCTCACACGCTCTATCTCACCAGTAGGCGAGCTTAAAGATGTTGGCGTTGATGACGGCGAGATAAATAACATTTTACAAACCATAAAAAGCATAAAAAACAAAGAGATCGTCGATCTAAAGAAATTTAGACTAGCAAAAGATAGCAAGCTAAACATCCTAAACGAGCTAAACAAGATCGAGCAGATGCCTACTTACTATCTTGATGTGCTTAAAAATCAAGAGCAAAACGATAGCCTTAAAAAGGCAGCCTTCTATAAGCTCATAAAAACAGCTTCATTTAGCGAGATTAAAAAAATCGATCCAGAGCTAGCAAGCGAAGATATAATGACCATTATCACGCGTTTTGTAAATGATGAGATCGACCTAAGTAGCGATGAAATTTTCGATCTTTTAAATAATGCAAAAGTAACAAAAGCACAATACGACAAAGCAGCTATAATGCTTAAAAATAAACTAAAACCAGACGCATTTATCGGCATCTTTGAGAAGCTAAAAAGCATCCATGCTGACGCTGATGAAGCCTACGTATATGCGCTATTTGAGCTTCAAATGCTTGATAAAGTAAGAGAAGCTATCGAGGGCAGCGACCCTGATGAGTTTAAAGAGATAAAGGTTTTACTATTTTTGCGAGATAACGGCAAAATGGTGCCTAGCTCGCTATTTTTTAAATGA
- a CDS encoding 23S rRNA (pseudouridine(1915)-N(3))-methyltransferase RlmH, whose translation MEISVFSIQKSSRDNFENEIQEYIKMSAKFAKINDKIIFNEKIAKAQSSGRSDALRAYDEIYEPNLKGFCVMLDENGSQLDSQEFAQILNSNSQINFFIGGAYGLSQNLKNKAQKVVSLSKMTMAHKVAKLVLFEQIFRGLCINANHPYHK comes from the coding sequence TTGGAAATTTCGGTTTTTAGCATTCAAAAATCATCGCGTGATAACTTTGAAAACGAGATACAAGAATATATAAAAATGAGTGCAAAATTTGCCAAGATAAACGACAAAATCATATTTAATGAAAAGATAGCAAAGGCTCAAAGCAGCGGCAGAAGTGATGCGCTAAGAGCTTATGATGAAATTTACGAGCCAAATTTAAAAGGCTTTTGTGTGATGCTTGATGAAAATGGCTCACAGCTTGACAGCCAAGAATTTGCTCAAATTTTAAACTCAAATTCACAGATCAATTTTTTCATAGGTGGAGCTTATGGGCTTAGCCAAAATTTAAAAAACAAGGCACAAAAAGTCGTAAGCTTAAGCAAGATGACTATGGCGCACAAAGTCGCCAAGCTCGTACTTTTTGAGCAAATTTTTAGAGGGCTTTGTATCAATGCAAACCACCCATATCACAAATAA